The Acidobacteriota bacterium genome includes the window TCATCGCGATCCTGACTACGATCGTGAAGAAAACAAAATCAAACACGAAGCCGAAAGGCATGAGCTGAAGCCTCCTTTTTTATTCACTCCAGGCGATCAGCGCCCGCGCCGCTGTTCCCGATTTCTTTTCACTCTTCCCTCCTCACTCTTCACTCTTCTCTTCACTCTTCACTCTTCACTCTTCACTCTTCACTCTTCACTCTTCACTCTTCACTCTTCACTCTTCACTCTTCACTCTTCACTCTTCACTCTTCACTCTTCAAAAGACGTGGACGGGCGTCCCCACTGAGGCGGTTTCGTAGACGAGCTCGAGCATTTCGTTCCCGAGCCGGATGCAGCCGTGCGACGCGTTCCTTCCGAGCGAGTCGAGATCCTTCGTCCCGTGTATCAGAATTCCATCACCGAGGTCGAGCGCGTACTTGCCGAGCACACCGCTGACCTTTCGCTTCGGAGAATCGGGAGGAGGGATCGGTTGTCCGGCCTCGACGAACGCCCAGTCGGGTCGGGTCCAGACGGGATCGATCTTCTTTGCGAGAACGGGCATTCGTCCGTGGGGGGTTCGGAACAGCCACTTTCTCAATCCTTTCACGAGCAACTTGTTGCTTCCGGTCGCCGCCGGAGCACTCCGAACGAGCTCGCCGTCGCGAAAGAGATAGAGAACGTTCTTCGTCGTGTCGACCGTGATCACGACTCCGCTGCAGGCCGCCTGCGGCGGCAGACCTTCCGGCCGGTCGCACCGCTCGGAATCTGCAAGCCTCGTCCGATCGGAGAGCCGCGGCGCTTGGGATTCCTCATCGTTCCGGTCGCTCCGATCGGCATCGAAAGCCTTCGGGTCGCTGCAGAAAATCGCGGACTCCACGCCCGGCTTGCAGCGCGAGGTCTCCGTCGAATCTTCGGCGAATGCGATCGGCGATCCGATGAGGAGAAGAAGGAACAACTGAGCGAGGCCTCGATTCATCACAATTTGTTATTTGCTGGAACCGCGCCAACCAATTTTTGAATCGTTGCGGTATGACGTGTGCACTAGCGAACCATCGTTTCTGGGATACCCACCGCACTACGACCAACTGGAGGAAACATGGAACGACAACAGGTTGAAGAGCTTCTCTATCAGGCGCTGGAAACCGAGATCGGAGGCGTTCAGATCTACGCGACCGCCCTTCGCTGCGCGCGCAACGGTGAGCTGAAGAAGGAATGGCAGAAATACCACAAGGAGACGCAGAACCACGAGCAGATCATGCGTCGCGTTTGCAAATCGTTCGGACTCGACCTCGAACGGCAGACCCCCGGCCGGAGAGTCGTCAGGCACA containing:
- a CDS encoding L,D-transpeptidase, which codes for MNRGLAQLFLLLLIGSPIAFAEDSTETSRCKPGVESAIFCSDPKAFDADRSDRNDEESQAPRLSDRTRLADSERCDRPEGLPPQAACSGVVITVDTTKNVLYLFRDGELVRSAPAATGSNKLLVKGLRKWLFRTPHGRMPVLAKKIDPVWTRPDWAFVEAGQPIPPPDSPKRKVSGVLGKYALDLGDGILIHGTKDLDSLGRNASHGCIRLGNEMLELVYETASVGTPVHVF